The following proteins are co-located in the Apium graveolens cultivar Ventura chromosome 5, ASM990537v1, whole genome shotgun sequence genome:
- the LOC141660672 gene encoding uncharacterized protein LOC141660672 produces MEKLVYALILASRKLRPYFQAHKVEVRTAYPLHHILHKPKTSGRMLKWAVELGQFDVEYKPRTVIKAQTLADFILEFSFEQEEEALVVVPISSITQDPEPTTPAPWWILKVDGAVNNEGLNLAREMRVDNLNVYGDSMLVVYQDTALLGIIPLEVKKQPSVPEAEERLQSTFTQMHCWRGGTYILREVHEEICGNHSGGSSLAQKVLRQGYYWPTLQEDASNFAKACDKCQRYANYINKHVVSLTSLVSPWPFAMWGIDLIGELPKVKGGVKYAVVAVDYFTKWAEAEPLTTITAKRLRDFIYRSIVCHFGISYKLISDNGKQFDSKEVRELCDNLGIVKGFSAVSHPQTNGQTEVNEVNHLLHLDMLEEIRSKAQLRIAAYQQRVARHYNTKVKARPLQVGDLVRRRVMPNTKVQAHGILGANWEGPYKVRAVL; encoded by the exons ATGGAAAAGTTAGTTTATGCTCTAATTCTGGCTTCAAGGAAGCTGAGGCCTTATTTCCAAGCACACAAGGTGGAGGTTCGTACAGCTTATCCTTTGCATCACATCTTACACAAACCGAAAACTTCTGGGAGGATGTTGAAATGGGCGGTGGAATTGGGACAGTTTGATGTTGAATATAAACCTAGGACTGTAATCAAGGCCCAGACTCTTGCTGATTTTATACTGGAATTCTCTTTTGAACAGGAGGAGGAGGCTTTGGTAGTGGTCCCCATTTCTTCGATTACCCAGGATCCGGAACCTACAACTCCGGCACCTTGGTGGATTCTGAAGGTGGATGGTGCAGTTAATAATGAAG GTTTGAATCTTGCAAGGGAGATGAGGGTAGATAATCTGAATGTTTACGGTGATTCAATGTTGGTGGTCTATCAG GACACTGCTTTGCTTGGAATCATTCCTCTTGAGGTTAAGAAGCAGCCTAGTGTTCCTGAAGCAGAG GAGAGGCTTCAATCAACCTTTACTCAAATGCATTGCTGGAGAGGAGGCACTTATATTTTGAGGGAGGTTCATGAGGAAATTTGCGgaaatcactcggggggtagctcttTGGCACAGAAGGTACTACGCCAAGGATACTATTGGCCTACGCTCCAGGAGGATGCTTCCAATTTTGCCAAGGCTTGTGATAAATGTCAAAGGTATGCCAATTATATTAATAAGCATGTTGTTTCTCTTACTTCATTAGTTAGCCCTTGGCcatttgctatgtggggaattgatTTGATTGGAGAGCTTCCAAAAGTGAAGGGAGGTGTTAAGTATGCGGTAGTAGCTGTTGATTATTTTACCAAGTGGGCGGAAGCAGAGCCTCTCACTACAATAACTGCTAAGAGGTTGAGAGACTTCATCTACCGGTCGATTGTGTGCCATTTTGGAATTTCATACAAATTGATTTCTGATAATGGGAAGCAGTTCGATAGCAAGGAGGTTAGAGAGCTTTGTGATAATTTGGGGATTGTCAAGGGGTTCTCAGCTGTCAgtcatcctcaaactaatgggcaGACGGAG GTCAATGAGGTCAATCACCTCCTTCACTTGGATATGCTTGAGGAAATAAGGAGTAAAGCACAGCTTAGGATTGCAGCGTATCAGCAAAGGGTTGCCAGGCATTACAACACTAAGGTAAAGGCTAGACCTCTGCAAGTAGGAGACTTGGTCCGAAGGAGGGTGATGCCCAATACCAAGGTTCAGGCTCATGGTATTTTGGGTGCAAATTGGGAAGGTCCTTATAAAGTTCGAGCAGTTTTATAG